GCCAGGCAGTACCTACTTGATAATAGCTTTCATCCGGATTAGCCGAGGATTCAACTATCGTCCGGTAACTGGCACCCAATAGCACGGGCACGTCTGAGGTACGGTCAAAGGGATAGGCATCATCAGATAATTGCAGATACACATAAAAATCATCACCTTCCTCTATACCAAAAGGCGTATCCAGATCTACAGTGTGCAAACCGTAGTGATCACGATAGCCAGTAACAGAAGCTAATTCATTAGATAAAATAACACCATCAAAGTCATCATATATAGTAATTTGAAATTCCACATCATCCGAAGCAGTGAAGAAATTAACTGCCTGCACTACTTCATTGCCGTCTGCAATAAATTTATTAAAAACTGCTGAAACATCTTCAAATGTATCGCGCCAGCCATGATAATCATGATAATAGACATTGTCATACGGCATACGCTCTACCTCTTGAAATGAGATAGCTCCCATCTCCGGATGCTGGCAGGCGTGCTTATCATAATAGGAAATCCAGAAATAGCCATTATAGCCCCAGTTCTCGCCCCAGCTATTCTTAGTCAGCCAGGCACCAGGCTCTGGAGCCTGAGTAACATGATCATCATCCCAGCCAATAATAGCAATGGCATGATTAGGTTCCATTATGCTGCTGGGTGGTTGATAATGATTATACTGGTTATCAATAAAAGATGCGTCATAACACATGCAGATTCCCAATACCCCGTGCTCCATAATGGCATATTTAATACTGTCAATTTTAGTAAGGTTTTCCTCTTCCACATACCAGTTCATTTCACGCACGTAATATTTATGATAACCCGGAGCATCACGCAAAGGTGCAGAATCATAGGATTGTCCGTCTATCTCTCGAACTGCTCCCTCCCCACGAGATAAATAGGCGGATGTAACGCGATAATCCCCACCCTGATGAACTTCCAGCCCATTCCCAAATGGTGGATCAATGTCGTCATTATTATGCTGATTGAAGCCATTCCACCAGTCCAGATGATATTCTGCCAGAGCTGGTTCTCCAGTTTCACCGTTATCCGCCCAGGCTCCTGTCATCAGCATATTTCCTTCCATGGCAGCAAGAGCCCCAAAGGTCCAGCAGGTGCCACCCTGCTGGCTTTTTACAGATGTCACATAATTATTACCATTCACGTCCCGCAGATCGAAAGTAGTTGGTGGATCAGCCCACAATAGTGAAAGACTTATAAGACATAATACTATAAATAATTTCGCAATATTCATATAGCCTCCTGAGAATATTATAATTTATTCTCTTTTGTGGAATTATCCTATGC
The DNA window shown above is from Candidatus Stygibacter australis and carries:
- a CDS encoding lectin like domain-containing protein; the protein is MNIAKLFIVLCLISLSLLWADPPTTFDLRDVNGNNYVTSVKSQQGGTCWTFGALAAMEGNMLMTGAWADNGETGEPALAEYHLDWWNGFNQHNNDDIDPPFGNGLEVHQGGDYRVTSAYLSRGEGAVREIDGQSYDSAPLRDAPGYHKYYVREMNWYVEEENLTKIDSIKYAIMEHGVLGICMCYDASFIDNQYNHYQPPSSIMEPNHAIAIIGWDDDHVTQAPEPGAWLTKNSWGENWGYNGYFWISYYDKHACQHPEMGAISFQEVERMPYDNVYYHDYHGWRDTFEDVSAVFNKFIADGNEVVQAVNFFTASDDVEFQITIYDDFDGVILSNELASVTGYRDHYGLHTVDLDTPFGIEEGDDFYVYLQLSDDAYPFDRTSDVPVLLGASYRTIVESSANPDESYYQVGTAWLDFYDYAFNPSSWDGTGNFCVKVLTNETGLKVYPEEGTNFQGYPGGPFDPSSFSWQFTNRCLEAIDYEVTNLPATDWLTLDGDTAGSLEAGETAQITVIINNNADLLELGAYLSEIQFVNLTDHNGDTEREVMLLVGDAVSYYNWNMDTDPGWDIEADWLWGTPQGQGGAYGEPDPEAGYTGDNVYGYNLFGDYQNNLDEKHLTTEVIDCTNLYNTHLKFWRWLGVEQPAYDHASIRISTDYETWFTLWSNSEEIADDSWQEILIDISQYADDQETVYIRWTMGSTDGGWTYCGWNIDDVEILALEGIITDTDEDNLSSITNLRNYPNPFNPTTNINFRISQSEEQVSLNIYNIKGQLVKTLLNEVLPAGEHSIIWNGTDQQDNHTASGIYFYRLSIENDESVTGKCILLK